Proteins co-encoded in one Halorussus vallis genomic window:
- a CDS encoding lipoate--protein ligase family protein, producing the protein MRVFRGRAPTIAADREVVAAILDRTAETGAAGLRVWRPHRQLAFGRRDTRADDYDVAERVARSCDFEPVQRSVGGRAVAYTGTTVAFARATPLEDMRVGMDERYEDVTRAVQRALWRLGVPATRGEPDESFCPGDYSLQRNGKIVGVAQRVRKNAALVSGVVVVDDHEEIRGVLDPVYAALDVPFDPDSVGSIANAGGRADPDRVVRTVEELLAGDQETEIVDLEDEHEAAAED; encoded by the coding sequence ATGCGCGTGTTCCGCGGGCGAGCGCCGACCATCGCGGCCGACCGGGAGGTCGTCGCCGCGATCCTCGACCGGACGGCCGAGACCGGCGCGGCCGGACTCAGAGTGTGGCGACCCCATCGACAGCTCGCGTTCGGTCGGCGGGACACCCGCGCCGACGACTACGACGTGGCCGAGCGGGTCGCCCGCTCCTGCGACTTCGAACCGGTCCAGCGGTCGGTCGGCGGCCGGGCGGTCGCCTACACCGGAACCACCGTGGCGTTCGCCCGGGCGACCCCGCTGGAGGACATGCGGGTGGGGATGGACGAGCGGTACGAGGATGTCACCCGGGCGGTCCAGCGAGCGCTCTGGCGACTCGGCGTACCGGCCACGCGGGGCGAACCCGACGAGAGCTTCTGCCCCGGCGACTACTCGCTCCAGCGGAACGGCAAGATCGTCGGGGTCGCCCAGCGAGTGCGAAAGAACGCCGCGCTGGTTTCGGGCGTGGTGGTCGTGGACGACCACGAGGAGATTCGAGGCGTCCTCGACCCGGTGTACGCCGCGCTCGACGTGCCCTTCGACCCCGACTCGGTCGGCAGCATCGCCAACGCGGGCGGTCGCGCCGACCCCGACCGAGTCGTCCGGACCGTCGAGGAACTGCTGGCGGGCGACCAGGAAACGGAAATCGTCGACCTCGAAGACGAACACGAGGCGGCCGCCGAGGACTGA
- a CDS encoding dienelactone hydrolase family protein — MVGVRRDAEIPTDGERLPGELVVPEGASGLVAFAHGSGSSRLSPRNNFVAERIRARGVGTLLFDLLTEAEDRDYETRFDVDLLVERLLAATEWLREQEATADLRLGYFGSSTGAAAALRAAAVRGGGDSPGDAAERAGASAPDDVHAVVSRGGRVDLAHDAIPAVTAPTLFLVGSKDEAVLALNRREYDRLTCEKELQVVEGASHLFEEPGKLEIVADAAAEWFAEHLAGRA; from the coding sequence ATGGTGGGGGTTCGACGCGACGCGGAGATACCGACCGACGGCGAGCGACTGCCCGGCGAACTGGTCGTCCCCGAGGGCGCGAGCGGACTGGTCGCATTCGCCCACGGCAGCGGGAGTTCTCGGCTCAGCCCGCGCAACAACTTCGTCGCCGAGCGGATTCGCGCCCGCGGCGTCGGGACGCTGCTGTTCGACCTGCTGACCGAGGCGGAGGACCGCGACTACGAGACGCGATTCGACGTCGACCTGCTGGTCGAGCGACTGCTCGCGGCGACCGAGTGGCTCCGCGAGCAGGAGGCGACCGCCGACCTGCGACTGGGCTACTTCGGGTCGAGCACCGGTGCGGCCGCCGCGCTCCGTGCGGCGGCCGTCCGCGGGGGTGGGGACAGTCCAGGCGACGCGGCCGAACGTGCCGGCGCGAGCGCCCCCGACGACGTCCACGCCGTGGTTTCCCGCGGCGGCCGGGTCGACCTCGCCCACGACGCGATTCCGGCCGTGACCGCGCCGACGCTGTTCCTCGTCGGGTCGAAGGACGAGGCGGTGCTGGCGCTCAATCGGCGCGAGTACGACCGGCTGACCTGCGAGAAGGAGTTGCAGGTGGTGGAGGGCGCCTCCCACCTCTTCGAGGAACCCGGAAAGCTGGAGATCGTCGCCGACGCGGCGGCCGAGTGGTTCGCCGAGCACCTGGCGGGCCGAGCGTAG
- a CDS encoding DUF7268 family protein, protein MDDRRTESGDRPADGRPDWRRRARRVGRAAGLGFAAGALAVGGFVAAGETVRFASDTVFAVGALILGFAVLGWSGSVFAGRGIENAQEHLDVSSNWSEADSRRAMTLLAGVGVGGMVGSVLATLALGGV, encoded by the coding sequence ATGGACGACCGACGAACGGAATCGGGCGACCGGCCCGCCGACGGACGCCCCGACTGGCGGCGGCGCGCCCGACGCGTCGGGCGCGCCGCCGGCCTCGGCTTCGCGGCGGGCGCGCTCGCGGTCGGCGGATTCGTCGCCGCGGGCGAGACGGTGCGGTTCGCCAGCGACACCGTGTTCGCGGTCGGCGCGCTGATTCTCGGCTTCGCGGTGCTGGGCTGGTCGGGGTCGGTGTTCGCCGGTCGCGGCATCGAGAACGCCCAGGAGCACCTCGACGTGAGTTCGAACTGGTCGGAGGCCGACTCCCGGCGGGCGATGACCCTGCTCGCCGGCGTCGGCGTCGGCGGGATGGTCGGGTCGGTGCTGGCGACGCTGGCGCTGGGCGGCGTGTGA
- a CDS encoding ABC transporter permease, producing the protein MISKRFVIKRLLLLIPVLFGVATFVFAILHLAPGDPARVIAGQRASEEFVRQIRTELGLNDPIWVQYGRFLVEAVQLDFGRSYQIQKGTPVTEVLRYKLPVTLEMAIYGQLLGILFGIPLGLLGAVKQDSVSDHLTRIGALTGISVPIYWSGPLVILLFAQVLNLLPASGRIASRFDIQPITGIITLDTLIQGNFAAFQSAAAHLLLPSMVIGIYSMALISRMMRSSMLEVIRQDYMRTARAKGQGSKITVMKHGFRNAMIPVVTVIGIQFGTLLGGAVLTETVFGIAGIGSLLVSAIQVGDYPIVQGTVLTFAFLFTLVNLGVDITYSYLDPRIEQ; encoded by the coding sequence ATGATTTCCAAGCGGTTCGTTATCAAACGACTCCTGCTGCTGATCCCGGTGCTGTTCGGGGTGGCGACGTTCGTCTTCGCCATCCTCCACCTGGCGCCGGGCGACCCCGCGCGGGTCATCGCGGGCCAGCGGGCGTCCGAGGAGTTCGTTCGACAGATTCGGACGGAACTCGGCCTCAACGACCCGATATGGGTCCAGTACGGTCGGTTCCTGGTGGAGGCGGTCCAGTTGGACTTCGGTCGGTCCTACCAGATTCAGAAGGGCACGCCGGTCACCGAGGTGCTCCGGTACAAGCTCCCGGTCACGCTCGAGATGGCCATCTACGGCCAACTGCTCGGCATCCTGTTCGGCATCCCGCTGGGGCTGCTCGGCGCAGTTAAGCAGGACTCGGTGAGCGACCACCTCACCCGAATCGGCGCGCTGACGGGCATCAGCGTTCCCATCTACTGGAGCGGCCCGCTCGTCATCCTGCTGTTCGCGCAGGTGCTCAACCTGTTGCCGGCCAGCGGCCGAATCGCCTCGCGGTTCGACATCCAGCCGATAACGGGCATCATCACCCTCGACACCCTGATACAGGGGAACTTCGCGGCGTTCCAGTCGGCGGCCGCCCACCTGCTGTTGCCGTCGATGGTCATCGGCATCTACTCGATGGCGCTCATCTCGCGGATGATGCGGTCGTCGATGCTGGAGGTCATCCGCCAGGACTACATGCGGACCGCCCGCGCGAAGGGCCAGGGCTCGAAGATAACCGTGATGAAACACGGCTTCCGCAACGCCATGATTCCGGTCGTGACCGTCATCGGCATCCAGTTCGGCACCCTGCTGGGCGGGGCGGTCCTGACCGAGACCGTCTTCGGCATCGCGGGTATCGGTAGCCTGCTCGTGAGCGCCATCCAGGTCGGCGACTACCCCATCGTCCAGGGGACGGTGCTCACCTTCGCCTTCCTGTTCACACTCGTCAACCTCGGCGTCGACATCACCTACTCCTACCTCGACCCACGGATCGAACAATGA
- a CDS encoding TIGR00296 family protein gives MAQAQAVTLSYEDGTRAVELARESVESYVLNGQREQPGSMREAFYNRTGVFVRLTSTRGRGQLRGCDGAYEGTDQLGHLIVDSAISAASDSSCGSEIEAPELPNLRISVCIVRDTLLSDDPVEDLELGRHGVAIEGRGEQAWMYPTLPIANDWSVFEYLDRTCRKAGLPRGAWEDDDVMVTLFDGQVFREREPEGGIEEI, from the coding sequence ATGGCACAGGCCCAGGCAGTAACTCTCTCCTACGAGGATGGCACGCGCGCTGTCGAACTCGCTCGAGAATCCGTCGAATCTTACGTACTCAACGGCCAGCGGGAACAGCCCGGAAGCATGCGCGAAGCGTTCTACAACCGCACCGGCGTGTTCGTCCGGCTCACGTCGACGCGAGGCCGAGGACAGCTTCGTGGCTGCGACGGCGCCTACGAGGGGACCGACCAGCTCGGCCACCTCATCGTCGACTCCGCCATCAGCGCGGCGAGCGACAGTTCCTGTGGCTCGGAAATCGAAGCTCCCGAACTCCCCAACCTCCGGATCTCGGTCTGCATCGTCCGCGACACGCTGCTGTCCGACGACCCCGTCGAGGACCTCGAACTCGGTCGCCACGGCGTCGCCATCGAGGGACGCGGCGAGCAGGCGTGGATGTACCCGACGCTCCCCATCGCGAACGACTGGAGCGTCTTCGAGTACCTCGACCGCACCTGCCGGAAGGCCGGCCTCCCCCGCGGCGCGTGGGAGGACGACGACGTGATGGTGACGCTGTTCGACGGGCAGGTCTTCCGCGAGCGCGAACCCGAAGGCGGCATCGAAGAGATCTAG
- a CDS encoding ABC transporter substrate-binding protein produces MAPSDRLDRRSFLKAAGGATAAAALAGCTGNDGEGQGTTSSGDGSKQLLTYARGSDSSSLDPQATTSGEDAKVMNQIYDRLIGFKPGGSSLVAGLAEKYELKGKTATLTLRQGAKFHNGEEFTADDFIATYRRFVDENYKHFVGKKNQSIYGPYLLGTVKDVKKDGDYTLKFTLKKKYAPFLANLAVFALAVLPKSLIESETKVGDDPVGTGPFKFDNWNTGNQRIRLTANGDYWGDGPKVDEVVFTAVSQNTTRAQTLDSGGADIIDGIGAQAASVVKGSSNASLKKVAGMTIGYMAFNLPRVKEFQNKKVRQAINHAIDTKGIVENIYRGQAVQASQPVPPTVMGHNKNVSPYEHDPEKAKSLLEKAGYGDGFSFELATMTNPRPYFASPKQTAQTVKSNLSEVGIDVTIKEQKWDAHLTYTAQGKHDACFLGWISDNADPDNYYSPLLDHPDLSVDDVPKGQDWVSFDTEGANSGNRANWANTEFMKLVGQGQSTYDSAKRKETYKKIGKLTHDEAPWVFMTHTQVLRGVGNNVKGFKIAPISGPFLNIVSLE; encoded by the coding sequence ATGGCGCCAAGTGACAGGCTCGACCGGCGTAGCTTCCTCAAGGCGGCCGGCGGCGCGACCGCCGCCGCCGCGCTGGCTGGCTGTACCGGCAACGACGGCGAAGGCCAAGGAACGACCTCGTCCGGCGACGGGAGCAAACAGCTTCTCACGTACGCCCGCGGGTCCGATTCGAGCAGCCTGGACCCCCAGGCGACGACGTCCGGCGAGGACGCGAAGGTGATGAACCAGATTTACGACCGCCTCATCGGATTCAAGCCCGGCGGTTCGTCGCTCGTCGCCGGACTCGCCGAGAAGTACGAGTTGAAGGGCAAGACCGCGACGCTCACGCTCCGGCAGGGCGCGAAGTTCCACAACGGCGAGGAGTTCACCGCCGACGACTTCATCGCCACCTACCGGCGGTTCGTCGACGAGAACTACAAACACTTCGTCGGTAAGAAGAACCAGTCCATCTACGGTCCGTACCTACTGGGAACCGTCAAGGACGTCAAGAAGGACGGCGACTACACGCTCAAGTTCACGCTCAAGAAGAAGTACGCGCCGTTCCTCGCCAACCTCGCGGTGTTCGCGCTCGCGGTCCTGCCGAAGTCGCTCATCGAGAGCGAGACCAAGGTCGGAGACGACCCCGTCGGCACCGGCCCGTTCAAGTTCGACAACTGGAACACGGGCAACCAGCGCATCCGACTCACGGCCAACGGCGACTACTGGGGCGACGGTCCGAAGGTCGACGAGGTCGTGTTCACGGCCGTCAGCCAGAACACCACCCGCGCCCAGACGCTCGACTCCGGCGGCGCCGACATCATCGACGGCATCGGCGCGCAGGCGGCCTCGGTCGTCAAGGGTTCGAGCAACGCCTCGCTGAAGAAGGTCGCCGGCATGACCATCGGTTACATGGCGTTCAACCTCCCCCGGGTGAAGGAGTTCCAGAACAAGAAGGTCCGCCAGGCCATCAACCACGCCATCGACACGAAGGGCATCGTCGAGAACATCTACCGCGGGCAGGCCGTCCAGGCCAGCCAGCCGGTGCCGCCGACGGTCATGGGTCACAACAAGAACGTCAGCCCCTACGAGCACGACCCCGAGAAGGCCAAGTCGCTGCTGGAGAAGGCCGGCTACGGCGACGGCTTCTCGTTCGAACTCGCGACGATGACGAACCCGCGACCCTACTTCGCTTCCCCGAAGCAGACCGCCCAGACGGTCAAGTCCAACCTCAGCGAGGTCGGCATCGACGTGACAATCAAGGAGCAGAAGTGGGACGCCCACCTCACCTACACCGCCCAGGGTAAACACGACGCGTGTTTCCTCGGCTGGATCTCGGACAACGCCGACCCGGACAACTACTACTCGCCGCTGCTCGACCACCCCGACCTCTCGGTCGACGACGTGCCCAAGGGCCAGGACTGGGTCAGCTTCGACACCGAGGGCGCGAACTCCGGCAACCGCGCCAACTGGGCGAACACCGAGTTCATGAAACTCGTCGGACAGGGCCAGTCCACCTACGACTCGGCCAAGCGCAAGGAGACGTACAAGAAGATCGGTAAGCTCACCCACGACGAAGCGCCGTGGGTCTTCATGACCCACACGCAGGTGCTCCGCGGGGTCGGCAACAACGTCAAGGGCTTCAAAATCGCGCCCATCTCCGGACCGTTCCTCAACATCGTCTCGCTCGAATAG
- a CDS encoding dihydroorotase, translating to MLTIRNATLADGREVDVRIDTDAGRIAAVGSTLTESGDVVDADGRLLLPGMIDVHVHFREPGFSHKETWETGSKSAAAGGVTAVVDQPNTDPATVDGESFDRKAELAAASYVDYGINGGVTPDWKPDELFDRPTLALGEVFLADSTGEMGIEGDLFEEAVEAATDEYRVVTVHAEDADLFDEDALDRDGDDYDAWSAYRTAEAEAAAVERAVEIGDEAGARLHIAHTSTPEGVDAAKAGGATCEVTPHHLFLSREDYDELGTFGRMNPPLRSEARREALFERLADGTVDVVATDHAPHTREEKDAGIWDAPSGVPGVETALPLLLEQARQGALSYERVRDVTAANPAKVFGLTRRGKVEQGLMADLVLVDPDESREIRGEDLHSKCGWTPFEGARGVFPELTMVRGNVVYLSEKSDVEFDGVGGEFGDPVGENVRG from the coding sequence ATGCTCACCATCAGGAACGCGACGCTCGCCGACGGCCGCGAGGTCGACGTCCGCATCGACACCGACGCGGGCCGCATCGCCGCCGTCGGGTCGACGCTCACCGAGTCCGGCGACGTCGTCGACGCCGACGGAAGGCTACTGTTGCCCGGGATGATAGACGTCCACGTCCACTTCCGCGAACCCGGCTTCTCGCACAAGGAGACGTGGGAAACCGGGAGCAAGTCGGCGGCCGCGGGCGGCGTGACCGCCGTGGTCGACCAGCCGAACACCGACCCGGCGACCGTCGACGGCGAGAGCTTCGACCGGAAGGCCGAACTCGCCGCCGCGTCGTACGTCGACTACGGCATCAACGGCGGCGTGACCCCCGACTGGAAGCCCGACGAACTGTTCGACCGGCCGACGCTCGCGCTCGGCGAGGTGTTCCTCGCCGATTCGACCGGCGAGATGGGCATCGAAGGGGACCTGTTCGAGGAAGCCGTCGAAGCGGCGACCGACGAGTACCGGGTCGTCACCGTCCACGCCGAGGACGCCGACCTGTTCGACGAGGACGCCCTGGACCGTGACGGCGACGACTACGACGCCTGGAGCGCCTACCGGACCGCCGAGGCCGAGGCCGCGGCGGTCGAGCGCGCGGTCGAAATCGGCGACGAAGCGGGTGCCCGCCTCCACATCGCTCACACCAGCACGCCCGAGGGCGTCGACGCCGCGAAGGCCGGCGGCGCGACCTGCGAGGTGACGCCCCACCACCTCTTTCTCTCGCGGGAGGACTACGACGAACTCGGCACCTTCGGCCGGATGAACCCGCCGCTCCGGAGCGAGGCGCGACGCGAGGCGCTGTTCGAGCGCCTCGCCGACGGCACCGTGGACGTGGTGGCGACCGACCACGCACCCCATACCCGCGAGGAGAAGGACGCCGGCATCTGGGACGCCCCGAGCGGCGTCCCCGGGGTCGAGACGGCGCTCCCGCTGTTGCTCGAGCAGGCCCGGCAGGGCGCCCTCAGCTACGAGCGCGTCCGGGACGTCACCGCCGCCAACCCCGCCAAAGTCTTCGGGTTGACCCGGCGCGGGAAGGTCGAACAGGGGCTGATGGCCGACCTCGTGCTCGTGGACCCCGACGAGTCCCGGGAGATTCGCGGCGAGGACCTCCACTCGAAGTGTGGGTGGACCCCCTTCGAGGGTGCGCGAGGCGTGTTCCCCGAGTTGACGATGGTCCGCGGGAACGTCGTCTACCTGAGCGAGAAGTCGGACGTCGAGTTCGACGGCGTCGGCGGCGAGTTCGGCGACCCCGTCGGCGAGAACGTCCGCGGATAA
- a CDS encoding ABC transporter permease: MSTQTESTGEEVESRGVVAQLRASPFLSELLSNRLAVAGLLIIGAIVAIALYARLFIDLASVTTSQIGTNPNLAPPSWLGVKETAVVTDYGTWAYPFGTDIQSRDIFSRVLYGAWYAVKYGTITVGASTVLGVGLGIMAAYYGDVTDNVIMRTMDVLLAFPSLLLALALVAIFGTGLFKVVIALTLVYTPRFARVVRGAALKVLEDEYIDATVALGAKDPRVLVRHVLPNCLAPITVQSTLNFGLAIIDIAALSFLGFGAEAGTPSWGLMLSNGVTQGLLTGDWWWSFFPGLFLAVTVLGFNLLGDGMRDALDPRMRETVD, from the coding sequence ATGAGTACGCAAACCGAATCCACCGGCGAAGAAGTCGAATCTCGGGGCGTCGTCGCCCAGCTACGGGCGTCGCCGTTCCTCTCTGAACTGCTCTCGAACCGCCTGGCCGTCGCCGGCCTGCTCATCATCGGCGCGATAGTCGCCATCGCGCTGTACGCCCGGCTGTTCATCGACCTCGCGTCAGTGACGACCAGCCAGATCGGCACGAACCCCAACCTCGCGCCGCCGAGTTGGCTCGGCGTGAAAGAGACCGCGGTCGTCACCGACTACGGCACGTGGGCCTACCCGTTCGGCACCGACATCCAGTCGCGGGACATCTTCAGCCGCGTCCTCTACGGCGCGTGGTACGCGGTGAAGTACGGCACCATCACGGTCGGCGCCTCGACGGTGCTCGGCGTGGGGCTGGGCATCATGGCCGCCTACTACGGCGACGTCACCGACAACGTCATCATGCGGACGATGGACGTGCTGCTGGCGTTCCCGAGTCTCCTGCTGGCGCTGGCGCTGGTCGCCATCTTCGGCACCGGCCTGTTCAAGGTCGTCATCGCGCTGACGCTGGTGTACACGCCGCGGTTCGCCCGCGTCGTCCGCGGCGCGGCGCTGAAGGTGCTCGAAGACGAGTACATCGACGCCACCGTGGCGCTCGGGGCGAAAGACCCCCGGGTGCTGGTGCGCCACGTCTTGCCGAACTGCCTGGCGCCCATCACGGTCCAGTCGACGCTCAACTTCGGCCTGGCCATCATCGACATCGCGGCGCTGTCGTTCCTCGGCTTCGGCGCGGAGGCCGGCACGCCCTCGTGGGGGCTGATGCTCTCGAACGGCGTGACCCAGGGGCTGCTCACGGGCGACTGGTGGTGGTCGTTCTTCCCCGGCCTGTTCCTCGCGGTCACGGTCCTCGGGTTCAACCTGCTCGGCGACGGGATGCGCGACGCGCTCGACCCGCGGATGCGCGAGACGGTCGACTGA
- a CDS encoding Hvo_1808 family surface protein: MRTTIAIAVALMLVVAGCSQAPGTSPTTAGDQTGAQPLEDPSSDVLGWEQGYWYNETIAVTPNDGLNATELNKSVARSMARVEQLRGLEFQSKVPVRIQTREEFTKQQRNQSAPAKRRTFDNAKFEALFLINESTDSLAVQNSNSGSSVGGFYSPSKNSIVVISNAENASTPTLDELTLGHELVHALQDQHFNLSTFNQTTRELHNAKDGLIEGDANLVQHLYSQRCRGAWNGSCSIPTRSSGSSGRLANMGVYLLKYQPYSDGPAFVRSVRRQGDWKAVNELYQNSPASTEQIIHPKKYGEDAPAEFSVQNRNSGNWKRLQLKGRPNYGSVGEAGIFSMFMYPYYETQGKTQLIPARQFFNINQSTGKLANFNPLNYNSSYSDGWDGDKLAVYVNDNAKQNETGYVWKTKWDTRKDAREFATGYRKMLRYRNATKVDGRANTWRIPQGREYADAFYVKQTGKTVVVVNAPRVAGLSKIRKGAAPKR; the protein is encoded by the coding sequence ATGCGCACGACCATCGCGATCGCGGTCGCCCTCATGCTCGTCGTCGCGGGCTGTTCGCAGGCTCCCGGAACGAGTCCGACGACGGCGGGGGACCAGACCGGCGCACAGCCCCTCGAAGACCCCTCCTCCGACGTGCTGGGCTGGGAGCAGGGCTACTGGTACAACGAAACCATCGCGGTCACTCCGAACGACGGTCTGAACGCGACCGAACTCAACAAGTCGGTCGCTCGCTCGATGGCCCGCGTCGAGCAACTCCGCGGCCTGGAGTTCCAGTCGAAGGTCCCGGTCCGTATCCAGACCCGCGAGGAGTTCACCAAGCAACAGCGCAACCAGAGCGCGCCGGCCAAGCGTCGGACGTTCGACAACGCGAAGTTCGAGGCGCTGTTCCTGATCAACGAGTCGACCGACTCCCTGGCGGTCCAGAACAGCAACTCCGGGTCGTCGGTCGGCGGCTTCTACAGCCCCTCGAAGAACTCCATCGTGGTCATCTCGAACGCGGAAAACGCGTCGACGCCGACCCTCGACGAACTGACGCTCGGCCACGAACTCGTCCACGCCCTCCAGGACCAGCACTTCAATCTCAGCACGTTCAACCAGACGACGCGCGAACTCCACAACGCGAAGGACGGCCTCATCGAGGGCGACGCCAACCTCGTCCAGCACCTCTACTCCCAGCGGTGTCGGGGCGCGTGGAACGGCAGCTGCTCGATTCCGACTCGCTCTTCGGGGTCGAGCGGTCGGCTGGCCAACATGGGCGTCTACCTGCTGAAGTACCAGCCCTACAGCGACGGCCCGGCGTTCGTCCGCAGCGTCCGCCGTCAGGGCGATTGGAAGGCGGTCAACGAACTCTACCAGAACTCGCCGGCCAGCACCGAGCAGATCATCCACCCGAAGAAGTACGGCGAGGACGCCCCCGCGGAGTTCAGCGTCCAGAACCGCAACAGCGGCAACTGGAAGCGCCTGCAGTTGAAGGGTCGCCCGAACTACGGGAGCGTCGGCGAGGCGGGCATCTTCTCGATGTTCATGTACCCCTACTACGAAACCCAGGGCAAGACCCAACTCATCCCCGCTCGGCAGTTCTTCAACATCAACCAGTCGACGGGGAAGCTGGCGAACTTCAACCCGCTGAACTACAACAGTAGCTACTCCGATGGCTGGGACGGCGACAAACTCGCGGTCTACGTCAACGACAACGCCAAGCAGAACGAGACGGGCTACGTCTGGAAGACCAAGTGGGACACCCGGAAGGACGCCCGCGAGTTCGCGACGGGCTACCGGAAGATGCTCCGGTACCGCAACGCCACGAAGGTCGACGGCCGCGCGAACACCTGGCGCATCCCGCAGGGCCGGGAGTACGCCGACGCCTTCTACGTCAAGCAGACGGGCAAGACCGTCGTCGTCGTGAACGCCCCGCGCGTCGCGGGCCTCTCGAAGATTCGGAAGGGTGCGGCGCCCAAGCGGTAA
- a CDS encoding cysteine hydrolase family protein, with product MSFDPDATAVVVVDVQNGFCHPDGSLYAPASEEVVGDVTDVVSRAREAGASVIYTRDVHPPEQFEGNHYYDEFERWGEHVVEGSWEAELVADLDVREDDHVVEKYTYDAFYRTNLEAYLDTHGIDDLLLCGTLANVCVLHTAGSAGLRDYRPVLVEDALGYIEEDHHEYAVEHADWLFGETTTKAEIEFS from the coding sequence ATGAGCTTCGACCCTGACGCCACCGCGGTGGTCGTCGTGGACGTGCAGAACGGCTTCTGTCACCCGGACGGGAGCCTGTACGCGCCCGCCAGCGAAGAGGTGGTGGGCGACGTCACCGACGTCGTCTCGCGTGCACGCGAGGCCGGCGCGTCGGTAATCTACACCCGGGACGTCCACCCGCCCGAGCAGTTCGAGGGCAACCACTACTACGACGAGTTCGAGCGCTGGGGCGAGCACGTCGTCGAAGGCTCGTGGGAGGCCGAACTGGTCGCGGACCTGGACGTGCGCGAGGACGACCACGTCGTCGAGAAGTACACCTACGACGCCTTCTACCGGACGAATCTGGAGGCGTATCTGGACACCCACGGCATCGACGACCTGCTGCTGTGCGGGACGCTGGCGAACGTCTGCGTGCTCCACACCGCCGGCAGCGCTGGTCTCCGTGACTACCGGCCGGTCCTGGTCGAGGACGCGCTGGGCTACATCGAGGAGGACCACCACGAGTACGCCGTCGAGCACGCGGACTGGCTGTTCGGCGAGACGACGACGAAGGCCGAGATAGAGTTCTCGTAG
- a CDS encoding nicotinate phosphoribosyltransferase: protein MVSEEAIRDGTATDAYFLRTEETLRAADRNPHVVAEVTADQFPTGEFDLLAGVKDAAHLLEGLDVDVDAMAEGRLFDGGPVMRIEGKYLEFARYETSLLGFLSHATGIATAALEVRRAAPDSSVLSFGARHVHPALAAVVERGALLGGLDGFSHVAAGEILGREASGTMPHALVLAFGDQETAWTAFDEAVDPDVPRIAICDTYDDEKEESVRAAEALGDALDGVRIDTTSSRRGDFCHIIREVRWELDARGYDDVEIFVSGGLGPEDLRELRDVADGFGVGGYVSNADPLDFALDIVEIDGELASKRGKLSGKKQAYRTPDGGHEIALADREGPADGEPLLEPLIRDGEVVRTFDVDEAAERASKDADVVGFRQN from the coding sequence ATGGTGTCCGAGGAGGCCATCCGCGACGGGACGGCGACCGACGCGTACTTCCTGCGGACCGAGGAAACTCTGCGGGCGGCCGACCGAAACCCGCACGTCGTCGCGGAGGTCACCGCCGACCAGTTCCCGACCGGCGAGTTCGACCTGCTGGCGGGCGTGAAGGACGCCGCCCACCTGCTCGAAGGACTCGACGTCGACGTCGACGCGATGGCCGAGGGCCGCCTGTTCGACGGCGGCCCGGTGATGCGAATCGAGGGGAAGTATCTGGAGTTCGCCCGGTACGAAACCTCGCTACTCGGATTTCTCTCGCACGCCACCGGCATCGCCACCGCGGCGCTGGAAGTCCGGCGGGCCGCGCCCGACTCGTCGGTGCTCAGTTTCGGGGCGCGCCACGTCCACCCCGCCCTCGCGGCCGTCGTCGAGCGCGGCGCGCTACTGGGCGGCCTCGACGGCTTCTCGCACGTCGCGGCCGGAGAGATTCTCGGCCGGGAGGCCAGCGGGACGATGCCCCACGCGCTGGTCCTCGCGTTCGGCGACCAGGAGACCGCCTGGACCGCCTTCGACGAAGCGGTCGACCCCGACGTGCCCCGCATCGCCATCTGCGACACCTACGACGACGAGAAAGAGGAGAGCGTCCGGGCGGCCGAGGCGCTCGGCGACGCGCTCGACGGCGTGCGCATCGACACCACCAGTTCGCGGCGCGGGGACTTCTGCCACATCATCCGGGAGGTCCGTTGGGAGCTCGACGCGCGGGGGTACGACGACGTCGAGATATTCGTCAGCGGCGGCCTCGGTCCTGAGGACCTCCGAGAACTCCGCGACGTGGCCGACGGCTTCGGTGTCGGCGGCTACGTCAGCAACGCCGACCCGCTGGACTTCGCGCTCGACATCGTGGAGATCGACGGCGAACTCGCCTCGAAGCGGGGGAAGCTCTCGGGGAAGAAACAGGCCTACCGGACCCCCGACGGCGGCCACGAAATCGCGCTGGCCGACCGCGAGGGTCCGGCCGACGGCGAACCGCTGTTGGAACCGCTGATTCGAGACGGCGAAGTCGTTCGGACGTTCGACGTAGACGAGGCTGCGGAGCGTGCGAGTAAAGATGCAGACGTCGTCGGCTTCCGCCAGAACTAG